The following is a genomic window from Desulfuromonas acetoxidans DSM 684.
AAGAAGGAGATGCCACCAACCGGTGTGATCAGTCCCAAAACAGTCACCTGGGTCAAAACCAATACATAAAGACTACCTGAAAAAAGAACAATGCCGACAAAAAACAACAAACCGGCTGTTCTTACCCGCCGCACTTCCGGCCAGGTTTTAATACACAGGGCGACCAGCAGCAACGCCAGAGCATGATACATCTGATAGTCTACACCCTTTTCCCAGGTGATCAGCAGTTCAGGACTGACCCGTTGACGCAGACCATGCGCACCAAACGCACCCAGAGCAACGGAAAGGAATGCGTTCACACAACCAAGAACAAAAAACAATTTCATAACAGCCAAACTCCGTTCAGGGCAAAAGGAAACATTAACGTGTCAGAGTGCGCAGTGAAATCTCTCCTTGTTTCTCTACGGTAATTCCCGGCGCTAACCAGCCAATATTGAGCTTGGCACGCAAGGTATAAGTGAACTGATCACGAGGTTGACGGGTCAATTGTGAAATCAGATCAAGGCTGTTGAGTAAGTCGGCGGTAACAGACAACGTCACCTTCTGTTCAGAAAAGCCCTCAATGCGTGGTAGATCCGACTTAACACCCGTGAGCAAAGGGATTTCTTCGATTTCAAGGGCATAACTCAGCCCGTCAATCTCCAGAGGCTGCCGGTTATGATTAATAATATTGAGTGTGATGGCAAAACGCGGTGCCAGCCCCTGGCTCTCCATGACGGAGAAACGGGTGACTTGGATCGTCGGCGATTCAAACCCTGGCCGCATCCAGGCACAAGAACACAGTGAAAAAATCATAACCAGAGAAATTAATATTTTTGCCACAACAAGGTTCCTTTCAATAAAGTTCATGACGTCATTGTTAACCTGAATAGGCAACAATTTCAATCATCTATTGGCAAAATAGTAGATTCCCCCCTTCCATCGAGATCTCTGTTATACTTTCAGGTGTAACATTTTTCCATTAACGTGGAGGGCGCCATGATTGAATCAATCAATACATCAACACTCGACAGCTTTAAAGCTGAAGCACGGCAATTGCTCGAAGCTGCTGTTCAAAAAAGACAAATGCAGCAGGAACAAGGACCTCAGAGAGGTGTTCAGGATACCGTGTCTCTCGGCAATAAACCGGTTGATCCAGGAACCTACACTGCCAGCGTTTCAGATGCTGAGCTGGGCAAAACCTTTACCATGTTGCGTGATCTCTTTGCGACGACTCTGCAGGAACAAGGAATTGCTCTGGAAGTTTCGACCGGAGACAGCACCATTGATCTGCAGACTCTGACACCGGAACAGGCTCAGGATCTGGTGGCAGAAGATGGTTATTTCGGTGTCGAAAATACCGCCCAACGGATTTTCGATTTTGCTGTGGGACTGGCTGGCAATGACCCCAGTCGCGTCGATGCCATTAGAGCCGGAATTGAAGATGGCTTTGCCCGGGCTGAAGAAGCCTGGGGAGGTACTCTGCCAGATATCTCCTATGAAACCAGAGATACATTGATGGCTAAACTTGATGATTGGGTGAATGCCGCCACGGAATCGGCCGAAGCCCCTTAGAAAGATTGGCGCAGGCGCACGATTTTAGTCGTACCTAAAAGACTCAGCTCTTTTTTTTACGGGCAAACAGCGCTAGTATGACCGCTTCAACACGCCATACTGTTTTTCAATTTGCAATGTGGCGTTTAACTACACGAAGGTTGCCGGTCATATGAGCCAAATCAGTGTTCCTCAGGGTCAATGGGATCTTTATCGCTATCCGGTTCGTAACAATGATCCGTTACGCGCCTGGGATGCTGCGGACGAATTTATCCTCAACGAGTTACACGATCAGAGCTTGCCCCAGCCATCGCAACGCCTACTGATCGTCAACGACTCTTTTGGCGCATTGAGTTGTTGCCTGCACCCTTATGAGCCGACCTTGGTCAGCGATTCATGTCTAACGTATCACGGGCTATTACACAATCTGAAAAGTAACCGGATAGCCCAGGACTGCATCACGTTTTTTGACAGCTTAACCACTCCGCCAGGCCACTATGATATTGTCCTGATCAAAGTTCCCAAAAGCCTTGCCTTGCTTGAAGATCAACTGGTTCGGCTACGTCCTGTCATCAAACCGGAGTCAGTGATCATTGGCGCCGCAATGGTCAAGCATCTCAGTGCTTCGGCAATTGAGCTGTTTGAAAAAATACTGGGACCAACTCACACGTCGCTTGCCCGAAAAAAAGCGCGTTTGATCTTCAGTAGCTTTGATGCAGAGCGCACTCTCACGCCATTGCCTCCCGCCAACCTCCGCTTACCGGAGTTTCAGCTTAATCTGCTACAACACCCTGGCGTTTTTTCAATGAACAGGCTCGACTTGGGAAGCCGACTGGTTCTTGAGCAAAGTCACCTACTGCCTCCGGCTAAGGTGATTATCGACTTAGGCTGCGGCAATGGCATTCTTGGCATCACCGCAGCACGCCAGCAGCCTGAAGCGCACCTCACCTTTGTTGACGAATCGTATCGGGCCGTTGACTCGGCTCGGATCAATTTTGAAGCGATTTTCGGTCATCGCCCTGCCCGCTTTGAAGTGATCGACTGTTTGAACGGGATCGATCGGGACAGCGCCGATCTGATCATCAATAATCCACCGTTTCACCAGCAACAGGTTGTCGGTGACCAAGTGGCCTGGCAGATGTTTCGCCAGGCTCGCCAGGTGTTAGGACGTTCCGGGCAGCTCTGGGTTGTCGGTAACCGCCATCTCGGCTACCACACCAAGCTCAAGCGTTTGTTTGGTAACTGCAAACTCGTGGCCAGCACCCACAAATTTGTGTTGTTGAAAGCAACGAAATCCTGACTTGATAACGTGGCTTGGATTGTCGTTTCTCTTCACTGATACACCGGCCTTACGATGGATGATTTTTCCAAGCCTGTTGTTGCTCTGCTGGTAACGTCTTATAATAGAGCTGGATGCCACGCAACGAATTGCTCATAAAATAGCGTTCCCGGGCATAAATATCGGTCTCAAGCTGTTCCACAGCACTGAATGTCGGGTCATTATTTAATAACCAGTCATAAATTACCTCGTCACGTTGTTCTTCAACGATATGATCAGTTACCGCCACTGCTTTCACCCACAGTCCCAACTGCTTGCGGGCTGTTTGCAGATAGCTGACAGCCGGTTCGACAAGCCCGTGATGGGCAATGACAAGATAGCGCGGCGCCACGGCAATCATTTTATCGATCGAGTCTCTGGCGACTTCATAGATAAAGCGTGGCGGCGTAGCCGGACGCATATAGCGCCCAGAGTCAACCGGGATATGCACGCCGGCAATCTCTCCACCGAACACCAAGTCTTCATAGCGGTAACAGACATGATGTGGCGCATGCCCCGGTGTTTCATACACCTGAATGCCGCTGTTGCCAACTTCTGAAGCGTAAAAGATCGACTGCGACGGCACCGGAATAATTTCGCCGTAAACTTCGGCAGTTTCTCCCAGTACTTGCAAAGAGCCTTGCCAGAGTTTTTCCGGAGAAATCATATGCTTAATGCCGCTTTGATGACAAATAACTTGAGCTTCAGGGAAGTACTTGATCAACTCACCGGTCCCTCCGGCATGATCAATATGGATGTGCGTCAACAGGATATAATCGATCGATTCTACCTGCAGATCTCTCAAGGCATTTACCAGAACCGGAATAGTCGACAATGGTCCCGGATCGACAACAGCACGGAACCCGTCGGTTTCGATATACCAGCTGCTGATAAAGTTTCGAAATCCTTCCAACTGTGGTTGATCCAGGTAAATACATTTCAACTGTTTGACATTCATGACGATCTCCATTTAAAGATAAACAGCTTTTGAGCATTGTCCCGTCGGGCGTAATATTTGTCAACACACCCCTTATTGGGTGACCGTTCCCCACGTAAATGGCCTTTCGGATTCACGCTTACCTACCAAATCAACGGTAAATATAACTTTGATTAGCTCAGCATACCTCTATAGCGACTTCAACCGGATCAGTCGTCCACAAAAAGGCTAATTGACGCGAGGGACTAAACATGCCATTTTGTTGATCTTCCCGCTCAACCCGGAGGAAACACCGTGATTATTCTGACCCTGAACTGTCGCAGCCAGACCATTCATTACCATTTATTCGACTACCCTAACCCTATCCCATTAACGCAGGGCTATGTCGAAGGAATAGGCACTCATAGCACCAATTGTATTTTGAACGGCTCGCCCCTGCTGCTCGAAGATCACCACGACGCGCTTGATTACATTTTAAAAACTCTTTGCCACCCTGAATACGGAGTGTTGGATTCTTTGTCGCAGATCCGTGGTGTGGGGCATCGTGTTGTCCATGGGGGGGAAACGTATCATCATTCTGTAAAGATTGATGTCGAAGTTCTGCATACCATTCGCAAAGTTGAGCGCATGGCTCCCAAATACAACATTCCCAGCCGGCAAACGATCATCGCGGCCATGGAATTGTTACCCGATGTTGACCATGTCGCCATCTTTGACACGGCTTTTCATCACACTATGCCAGCCAAAGCGTATATGTATCCCCTGCCCTACGAATGGTATGAAAAATATCGTGTGCGCCGCTACGGATTCCACGGCAGTTCGCATCTTTACTTGGCCCGGCGAGCGGCAGCGCATCTCGGCAAACCCGTTGAACAATGCAATTTGATCACTATTCATCTGGATCTCGGTGTGTCATTGTGCGCCATCCGCAACGGTCAGTCCATTGATACCAGTACCGGCATGACTCCCGTTGAAGGGACCGCCCAGGAACGTCGCTGCGGTAATATTGATCCAGGCATCCCTGGATTTATCATGGATTGGGAGGAACTCAGTCCGCAACAGATTGAAGAAGTCCTCAATGAAAAAAGTGGCTTGATGGGCTTGACCGGTGGAGACTGCACAACACGTCAGGAAGTGCTTATCAAAGCCGAACAGAATGATCCTCGCGCCAAATTTGCTGCGCAGATTGAAGCCTATCGGTTACGGAAGTTTATCGGTGAATACCTCTGTGTCCTCGGTCAATGCGATGCGATCGTCTTTTCTTCAGGCCAGGGAAATATTGAGGCCGATGTTCGCCGTCGTGTTCTCGACGGAATGGATTGCTTTAACATCCTTCTTGATGAAAAGAAGAATGGCCAACCGCGCTGTATTCACAGCGAAATAAAAATCAGCCACCCGGATTCAGCCATTGACCTGCTGGTGATCCCAACAGATGAAGCCCGCGTCTTTTGCGAAGATACAGCTCAAATCGTCAATGGCACCTTTGATCCAACACGCCACATCTCCTACACTTTCGACGATCTGTAATTATCAAGGGAAAAGTTCTTTAAAGTAAAGATGTTGAAGGGGAGGATCTGTTTCCCCTGTAACATCTCTATCCCCATCTAACACCGCCACTATTGCACTTTTTTAGACAAGATTTTACTCATAGTCTTTAAATTAAGATCTTCTATGCTAGTCTGTTTAGGGTTGTTGTCCTTCACAGTCAGGAGATTCTGGTGAAGCTTAATGTGAAATTGATCTCGATCACAGGTGTGCTTTTTCTTGTCTTTCTTCTTTGTGAAGCCTGGTTTGAATTTATTGAAATACAGGACTATTCGCGTCAACAGATCCTTGAGCAATCACGCAGTATTCGTGATTTTATGATGTCAACCCGCTATGTCTATCACCATCAGTTCATCTCCAGTGGCCTACCTCTGACCGATGACACTCTTGGGTTCCTCCCTGCTCATGCCTTAGCACGTATCTCGGAGCATTTTGACCAGATCAACCCGACGGAACTCTCATTTAATAACGTCTCAGCCGATCCACGTAATATCTACAATCGTGCTGACAGTATCGAAACCAATGTGGTTCGCTATTTCGAAGAACACCCGCAACAAAAGGAGTATTTTGAAAAAGTGGCCACCGGGTCGCGGATATTCTATCAATATGCAACGCCTATCTGGACAGAAGATTACTGTCTGAGATGCCATGGCGATGCAGATTCCGCTCCCCCGACTATTTCAGCACGCTATACAACCGGGTTTAATTATCATGTCGGCGACCTGCGTGGCATTATGAGTGTCCGCATTCCTGTAGAGCATTTCAACCGACATGTCAGAGCACAACTATTGAGTAACGTGCCGGTTATTATGGCGTTCCTGCTCAGTTTATGCCTGCTGATGTATTGGTTGGTGCAAACCACGATTGTTCATCGCCTAAAGGGGTTGTTAAGGTCAGTCAACTTCATTCGAGAGGGGCATTACGATCGGCATATGCCGATCAACGGTCATGATGAGATTGCAGATCTTGCCAAAAACTTTGAGCGGATGGCGCAAGCGATTGCGTTGCGAGAAAATCGTTTAAAACAGAGTGAACAGCGCCTTGAAAACGCTCAAAGGATTGCCCGAATCGGCAACTGGCAATGGCATGCTGGCCGAAACGAACTATTTTGCTCTGACCAGATTTACACAATCCTCGATTGTTCGCCGGACAGTGTTCTGACGCCACGGCAGTTTATCCGAAGAGTGCCCTCTTCGCAGAGACAACGTCTTTTTGAGCATCTGAAAAACAGCTTTGCAACACAACAGTTCGATGAGTTTGAGACCGTTATCACGGCCGAAAGCTCTGAACTGGGCTATGTTCGACTTCGTGGTGAGTTCGAGTCACGTCATGGTCAGCTCCTGCTTTCAGGTACATTGCAGGATATAACAACAATGAAGCGAGCCGAACAAGAGATCATCGAATTAAACCACAGTCTCGAAGATAAAGTGGCTCAACGTACCGAACAGCTACAACGGACCAACAAAGAACTTGAAGCGTTCTCCTACTCCGTTTCACACGATTTACGTGCACCTTTACGCGCGATAAGCGGTTTTTCGCAGATACTTCAAGATGAATACAGTGAAAACCTGTCGCCTGAAGCAAGCCGATATCTCAGCCTGGTCGTTGATAACAGCCAGATGATGGGAACCTTGATTGATGATTTATTGCGCTTCTCGCGACTGAATCGTCATGAATTGAAAAAACAGATGATCGACACCGAGGCCCTTGTCCGCCAGGTGGTCGATGAGTTGTTACAGGATTGCGTTTATACATTTATTCATGCACCTGAGATTGAAATTGGTTCACTTGAGAGGTGTTACGGTGATCCGGCACTGATTAAACAGGTTTTTATCAATGTGCTCTCCAACGCCCTTAAATTTACGCAAAAGACCTCTTATCCGCACATCTGTATTACATCAACGCACCAAGGGGAAATTGTTACTTTTAACATCAGTGACAACGGGGCCGGCTTTGATATGCAATATGCAGAGAAACTATTCGGTGTATTCCAACGACTCCACCATCAGAGCGAATTTACCGGTACCGGCGTGGGGTTGGCTATTGTGCAACGTGTCATTGCCAGACATCAAGGAACCATATGGGCGCAGGCGGAACCAAATAAAGGGGCCACGTTTTCTTTCACCCTGGAAAGGTATGTGGAATAAATGGATTCTCCAATTGAAATTCTTCTGGTTGAAGACAATCTCAATGATGTGGAGTTGACGCTTCACGCTTTTAAAAAAAACCATATTAAAAACCCGATTGAAGTTGTCCACGATGGCGCTGAAGCACTGGACTTTATTTTTTGTCGCGGACGCTATGTGGATCGCGACCCGAGTGCCCAACCTCGGTTGATTCTTCTGGACCTCAAATTGCCTAAAGTGGATGGGCTTGAAGTTCTCAAAGTCTTGAAATCTACAGAGGAAACACGCCAGATTCCAGTCGTTGTCCTGACTTCATCGCGTGAAGAGATTGACATGCACAAAAGTTATCAGCTCGGCGTGAACAGCTATATTGTCAAACCGGTCGACCTTGAGCAATTTGTTCAAGCTACCGGTCAATTGGGGCTTTATTGGCTGATTATGAACCAAACCGCTTCATAAAAGGATTTTCGATGCCGGAAACCATCCTGAACATTCTTATTCTTGAAGATTCAGCAACCGATGCAGAACTGATGTTACACACTTTGCGCAAAGAAGGGTTGAATGTCTCTGCCCATGTGACAATGACCCGACAGGGGTATGTCGCTGCGCTAAACGACGAAATTGATCTGATTTTATCCGATTACAATCTGCCACAATACGACGCGCTGCAAGCGCTGGAACATCTGAATGCACTGGGATACGATATCCCCTTTATTCTTGTTTCCGGGACAATCGGCGATCAACGGGCCGTGGAAATTATTCGCCGGGGCGCCACCGACTATCTGCTCAAATCACGCATGCCGAAACTTGGTCAGGTGGTCAAACGTGCGTTGCAAGAACGTCATATTCTCCATGAAAAACAACAGGTTGAAGAACAGCTGCACCTTGAACGGGATCTGTTGCACAACGTTATCGACGGTCTGGAGATGCAGGTCATGATCACAGACCGGGATTTCAACATCCAAGTTCTTAACTGGCAAGCTCAGAAATTGGTTCCTGTCGGTCAATCAGCAACGGAAATGACCTGCTACCAATTGACACGCGGCTTTGATAGCCCCTGTTCAGAGCATGGCATGGAGTGCCCGATTGAAACAGCTTTGGCTAAGAACCGAGCAACAAAAGTGCAACAAAATTATCAGGATGAAAATGGCGAAAACGTTTCTGTTGAAAAAACCGCGACATTGCTGCGTAACCGCCAAGACGATGTTACGGGAATTTTTCTTACCTGCCGCGATATTTCTGAAAATATGCGCCAGAAAGAGGATATTGCCTATAAAGAGATGCAGCTAGAGCAGATTCTCCATTACGACACCCTGACGGGATTACCACAACGGGATTTTTTCTTTGATTTGCTGCACAGCCATATGGTCGGCTGCCAAAAGAACAACCGCACACTGGCGCTGCTCTATCTGGATTTGGATCGTTTTAAAAATATCAATGACACTCTGGGACATACCGTGGGGGATCAAGTATTGCAGGAAGTGGCGCAGCGGCTGCAGAACAATATCCGCATTACCGACAATTTGAGCCGCATGAGCGGTGACGAGTTCCTCATTACCCTTGACCCGGCAGACAATCTGAGTGAGGTAACGCAGCTGGCGCAAAAATTCCTCAGTGTCATTTCAGTACCGATGAAAATCGAACATCACCGCTTTCATTTGACAGCAAGTATCGGTATCAGCCTTTTTCCTGGAGATGCCACCAGCCCGGAAAAACTCTTGAGTTGTGCCGACTCTGCCATGTACCGGGCCAAGGAGTCCGGCCGTGATGCCTTTCGGTTTTATAAACCACACATGAACGAGAAAGCTCAGGGCCTTCTCTGGCTCGAAACGGAGTTGAGGCTCGCCATCGAGCAAGAACAACTTGAGTTGCATTATCAACCGCAATACGATCTCAATACCGGCCAGCTGGTCGGGATGGAGGCTCTGGTGCGCTGGAATCATCCCGAGAAAGGGATGATTCCGCCGGGAGAATTTATTCCTCAGGCGGAAGAGACCAGTTTAATTATTCCTCTGGGAGAATGGGTCCTGAACACGGCGTGTCGCCAAATTGCAGCATGGCACGCGATGGGAATCTCGCCAATACGTATGGCTGTCAACATTTCAGCCGTACAATTTTACCGTATTGATCTGGCGCAAATGGTGGCAAAGCTTCTAGACCACTACGGGTTGCCCGCGACTCTGCTTGAACTGGAGATTACCGAGAGTGTTCTCATGGATGATGTTGAAGCCGCTGCTGAGACCATGAATAAATTGACAGCCATGGGCATCCAACTGTCCATTGATGATTTTGGCACCGGATACTCTTCATTAAGTTATTTGAAGCGCTTTCCCATTTCAACATTGAAGATCGATCGCTCTTTTATCAACGACGTCACCATCAATGAACAGGATGCCGCCATTGCCTTGTCAATTATATCTCTGGCCGGCCATATGGGCATTGAGGTGTTGGCAGAAGGTGTGGAGACGGTTGAGCAACTGAGTTTTTTGCAACGTCATGCCTGTCAATACGGCCAGGGCTATCTGTTCAATCGCCCT
Proteins encoded in this region:
- a CDS encoding DUF423 domain-containing protein, giving the protein MKLFFVLGCVNAFLSVALGAFGAHGLRQRVSPELLITWEKGVDYQMYHALALLLVALCIKTWPEVRRVRTAGLLFFVGIVLFSGSLYVLVLTQVTVLGLITPVGGISFLCGWCLLALCASQFDSRW
- a CDS encoding LEA type 2 family protein, which translates into the protein MAKILISLVMIFSLCSCAWMRPGFESPTIQVTRFSVMESQGLAPRFAITLNIINHNRQPLEIDGLSYALEIEEIPLLTGVKSDLPRIEGFSEQKVTLSVTADLLNSLDLISQLTRQPRDQFTYTLRAKLNIGWLAPGITVEKQGEISLRTLTR
- a CDS encoding methyltransferase: MSQISVPQGQWDLYRYPVRNNDPLRAWDAADEFILNELHDQSLPQPSQRLLIVNDSFGALSCCLHPYEPTLVSDSCLTYHGLLHNLKSNRIAQDCITFFDSLTTPPGHYDIVLIKVPKSLALLEDQLVRLRPVIKPESVIIGAAMVKHLSASAIELFEKILGPTHTSLARKKARLIFSSFDAERTLTPLPPANLRLPEFQLNLLQHPGVFSMNRLDLGSRLVLEQSHLLPPAKVIIDLGCGNGILGITAARQQPEAHLTFVDESYRAVDSARINFEAIFGHRPARFEVIDCLNGIDRDSADLIINNPPFHQQQVVGDQVAWQMFRQARQVLGRSGQLWVVGNRHLGYHTKLKRLFGNCKLVASTHKFVLLKATKS
- a CDS encoding MBL fold metallo-hydrolase translates to MNVKQLKCIYLDQPQLEGFRNFISSWYIETDGFRAVVDPGPLSTIPVLVNALRDLQVESIDYILLTHIHIDHAGGTGELIKYFPEAQVICHQSGIKHMISPEKLWQGSLQVLGETAEVYGEIIPVPSQSIFYASEVGNSGIQVYETPGHAPHHVCYRYEDLVFGGEIAGVHIPVDSGRYMRPATPPRFIYEVARDSIDKMIAVAPRYLVIAHHGLVEPAVSYLQTARKQLGLWVKAVAVTDHIVEEQRDEVIYDWLLNNDPTFSAVEQLETDIYARERYFMSNSLRGIQLYYKTLPAEQQQAWKNHPS
- a CDS encoding acetate/propionate family kinase; the protein is MIILTLNCRSQTIHYHLFDYPNPIPLTQGYVEGIGTHSTNCILNGSPLLLEDHHDALDYILKTLCHPEYGVLDSLSQIRGVGHRVVHGGETYHHSVKIDVEVLHTIRKVERMAPKYNIPSRQTIIAAMELLPDVDHVAIFDTAFHHTMPAKAYMYPLPYEWYEKYRVRRYGFHGSSHLYLARRAAAHLGKPVEQCNLITIHLDLGVSLCAIRNGQSIDTSTGMTPVEGTAQERRCGNIDPGIPGFIMDWEELSPQQIEEVLNEKSGLMGLTGGDCTTRQEVLIKAEQNDPRAKFAAQIEAYRLRKFIGEYLCVLGQCDAIVFSSGQGNIEADVRRRVLDGMDCFNILLDEKKNGQPRCIHSEIKISHPDSAIDLLVIPTDEARVFCEDTAQIVNGTFDPTRHISYTFDDL
- a CDS encoding c-type heme family protein produces the protein MLFLVFLLCEAWFEFIEIQDYSRQQILEQSRSIRDFMMSTRYVYHHQFISSGLPLTDDTLGFLPAHALARISEHFDQINPTELSFNNVSADPRNIYNRADSIETNVVRYFEEHPQQKEYFEKVATGSRIFYQYATPIWTEDYCLRCHGDADSAPPTISARYTTGFNYHVGDLRGIMSVRIPVEHFNRHVRAQLLSNVPVIMAFLLSLCLLMYWLVQTTIVHRLKGLLRSVNFIREGHYDRHMPINGHDEIADLAKNFERMAQAIALRENRLKQSEQRLENAQRIARIGNWQWHAGRNELFCSDQIYTILDCSPDSVLTPRQFIRRVPSSQRQRLFEHLKNSFATQQFDEFETVITAESSELGYVRLRGEFESRHGQLLLSGTLQDITTMKRAEQEIIELNHSLEDKVAQRTEQLQRTNKELEAFSYSVSHDLRAPLRAISGFSQILQDEYSENLSPEASRYLSLVVDNSQMMGTLIDDLLRFSRLNRHELKKQMIDTEALVRQVVDELLQDCVYTFIHAPEIEIGSLERCYGDPALIKQVFINVLSNALKFTQKTSYPHICITSTHQGEIVTFNISDNGAGFDMQYAEKLFGVFQRLHHQSEFTGTGVGLAIVQRVIARHQGTIWAQAEPNKGATFSFTLERYVE
- a CDS encoding response regulator, with translation MDSPIEILLVEDNLNDVELTLHAFKKNHIKNPIEVVHDGAEALDFIFCRGRYVDRDPSAQPRLILLDLKLPKVDGLEVLKVLKSTEETRQIPVVVLTSSREEIDMHKSYQLGVNSYIVKPVDLEQFVQATGQLGLYWLIMNQTAS
- a CDS encoding EAL domain-containing protein, producing the protein MPETILNILILEDSATDAELMLHTLRKEGLNVSAHVTMTRQGYVAALNDEIDLILSDYNLPQYDALQALEHLNALGYDIPFILVSGTIGDQRAVEIIRRGATDYLLKSRMPKLGQVVKRALQERHILHEKQQVEEQLHLERDLLHNVIDGLEMQVMITDRDFNIQVLNWQAQKLVPVGQSATEMTCYQLTRGFDSPCSEHGMECPIETALAKNRATKVQQNYQDENGENVSVEKTATLLRNRQDDVTGIFLTCRDISENMRQKEDIAYKEMQLEQILHYDTLTGLPQRDFFFDLLHSHMVGCQKNNRTLALLYLDLDRFKNINDTLGHTVGDQVLQEVAQRLQNNIRITDNLSRMSGDEFLITLDPADNLSEVTQLAQKFLSVISVPMKIEHHRFHLTASIGISLFPGDATSPEKLLSCADSAMYRAKESGRDAFRFYKPHMNEKAQGLLWLETELRLAIEQEQLELHYQPQYDLNTGQLVGMEALVRWNHPEKGMIPPGEFIPQAEETSLIIPLGEWVLNTACRQIAAWHAMGISPIRMAVNISAVQFYRIDLAQMVAKLLDHYGLPATLLELEITESVLMDDVEAAAETMNKLTAMGIQLSIDDFGTGYSSLSYLKRFPISTLKIDRSFINDVTINEQDAAIALSIISLAGHMGIEVLAEGVETVEQLSFLQRHACQYGQGYLFNRPLPAKDIERQLKTAHLPECLQ